Proteins co-encoded in one Kribbella qitaiheensis genomic window:
- a CDS encoding TIGR03085 family metal-binding protein, with protein MTDYSRVERIALCDLFDEVGPDRPTLCEGWTTWDLAIHLHVREADPLAGPGIMIPALSDTTEKRMARAKAKYSFTEIVDKVRRGPGPFTIYSIPGLGHNLNTTEYFVHHEDVRRAGPEFEVRQLPAEQQEGLWKQVRLAAKGMTRKAPSGLVLRLPDGTESVAKKSTDQGSVTVTGEPAELVLFCFGRQAVAKVELAGDPETVERLKTMSFGV; from the coding sequence GTGACCGACTACAGCCGGGTAGAGAGAATTGCTCTGTGTGACCTCTTCGACGAAGTCGGCCCTGACCGGCCGACGCTCTGCGAAGGGTGGACCACCTGGGACCTCGCGATCCACCTGCACGTCCGCGAGGCCGACCCGCTGGCCGGGCCCGGGATCATGATTCCCGCGCTCTCCGACACCACCGAGAAACGGATGGCCCGGGCGAAGGCGAAGTACTCCTTCACCGAGATCGTCGACAAGGTCCGCCGCGGACCGGGCCCGTTCACGATCTACTCGATCCCCGGTCTCGGCCACAACCTGAACACCACCGAGTACTTCGTCCATCACGAGGACGTCCGCCGGGCCGGTCCGGAGTTCGAGGTGCGTCAACTGCCGGCCGAGCAGCAGGAAGGCCTGTGGAAGCAGGTCCGCCTCGCCGCCAAGGGCATGACCCGCAAGGCACCCAGCGGTCTCGTACTGCGGTTGCCGGACGGCACCGAGTCGGTGGCGAAGAAGTCCACCGACCAAGGTTCGGTCACCGTGACCGGTGAACCCGCCGAACTGGTCCTGTTCTGCTTCGGCCGCCAGGCGGTCGCGAAGGTCGAACTCGCCGGCGACCCCGAAACGGTAGAACGCCTCAAGACGATGTCGTTCGGAGTCTGA
- a CDS encoding ABC transporter ATP-binding protein, whose translation MPLPKVPSKGSVTRRGFAVLRVAIWEEPWVFTWSVLASALYGAMTVADGWALGWSTDHVIRPALERGDTTFGAIASLVSLFLGIAILRAIGVVGRRVGAGVMQYRLQATYRQRVTRQYLKLPLEWHHKHPTGQLLSNANADVESTWYPIAPLPMAAGVIAMLAFAMVAMFAADPWLAVVGCLVFPLVFVANVIFQRTLQPLATRAQQLRADVSEVAHESFDGALVVKTLGREAAETERFQTPTFALRDANIAVNRARGAFDPVIEGLPRIGVLLVLLVGVGRVRSGAADAGDVVQVAFLFTLIGFPIRALGWVLGELPRSVVGWDRVQRVLTAEGGMEYGVAKLTSSAAARLEVSQVRFGYLPDRDVLAGVDFTIEPGRTVAMVGPTGSGKSTLTTMLTRLVDPEEGAVAIDGLELPSLARDELAGSVALVAQTAFLFDDTIRGNITLGGDYSDEEIWDSLRIAQGDGFVKTLPNALDTKVGERGTTLSGGQRQRIALARALVRRPRLLILDDATSAVDPQVEARILAGLRTAVQGSEAATTVLVIAYRKATISLADEVLFLDEGRIAAHGSHLELQESSAAYRDLVDAYEKDAERREEEAELAAEMNDLDSEGASA comes from the coding sequence GTGCCGTTGCCGAAAGTCCCCAGCAAAGGGAGCGTGACCCGGCGTGGGTTCGCGGTCCTGCGGGTCGCGATCTGGGAGGAGCCCTGGGTCTTCACCTGGTCGGTGCTGGCCAGCGCGCTGTACGGCGCGATGACGGTCGCCGACGGGTGGGCGCTCGGCTGGTCCACCGACCACGTGATCCGGCCGGCCCTCGAGCGCGGTGACACCACCTTCGGCGCGATCGCCTCGCTGGTCTCGCTGTTCCTCGGCATCGCGATCCTCCGGGCCATCGGCGTGGTCGGGCGGCGGGTCGGGGCCGGCGTGATGCAGTACCGGCTGCAGGCGACGTACCGGCAGCGCGTCACCCGGCAGTACCTGAAACTGCCGCTGGAGTGGCACCACAAGCACCCGACCGGCCAGCTGCTGTCCAACGCGAACGCCGACGTCGAGTCGACCTGGTACCCGATCGCGCCGCTGCCGATGGCCGCCGGCGTGATCGCGATGCTGGCCTTCGCCATGGTCGCGATGTTCGCCGCCGACCCCTGGCTCGCGGTGGTCGGCTGCCTGGTGTTCCCGCTCGTCTTCGTGGCGAACGTGATCTTCCAGCGCACGCTTCAGCCGCTCGCCACCCGCGCCCAGCAGTTGCGCGCGGACGTCTCCGAAGTCGCTCACGAATCGTTCGACGGTGCTCTGGTGGTCAAGACGCTTGGCCGCGAGGCCGCCGAGACCGAGCGCTTCCAGACCCCCACCTTCGCCCTGCGGGACGCCAATATCGCGGTCAACCGGGCGCGGGGCGCGTTCGACCCGGTGATCGAGGGGCTGCCGCGCATCGGCGTGCTGCTCGTGTTGCTCGTGGGTGTCGGCCGGGTCCGGTCGGGCGCCGCCGATGCTGGTGATGTGGTTCAGGTGGCCTTCCTGTTCACCTTGATCGGCTTCCCGATCCGGGCACTCGGCTGGGTGCTCGGCGAGCTGCCGCGATCCGTCGTCGGCTGGGACCGGGTTCAGCGCGTGCTCACCGCCGAGGGCGGGATGGAATACGGCGTGGCGAAGCTGACCTCGTCGGCCGCCGCGCGGCTGGAGGTGTCGCAGGTCCGGTTCGGGTATCTGCCGGACCGCGACGTACTGGCCGGCGTGGACTTCACCATCGAGCCGGGCCGGACAGTCGCGATGGTCGGGCCGACGGGATCGGGCAAGTCGACCTTGACGACGATGCTGACCAGGCTCGTGGATCCGGAGGAGGGTGCGGTCGCAATCGACGGGCTGGAGCTGCCTTCGCTGGCTCGCGACGAGTTGGCGGGGTCGGTCGCGCTGGTTGCGCAGACCGCTTTCCTCTTCGACGACACGATTCGCGGCAACATCACCCTCGGCGGCGACTACAGCGACGAGGAGATCTGGGACTCGCTGCGGATCGCTCAGGGCGACGGGTTCGTGAAGACCCTGCCGAACGCGCTCGACACCAAGGTGGGCGAGCGCGGTACGACGCTGTCCGGCGGGCAGCGGCAGCGGATCGCCCTGGCCCGGGCGCTGGTACGACGGCCGAGACTGCTGATCCTGGACGACGCGACTTCGGCCGTGGATCCACAGGTGGAGGCGCGGATCCTCGCCGGGCTGCGGACCGCAGTACAGGGGTCTGAAGCGGCGACCACCGTGCTGGTGATCGCTTATCGCAAGGCGACGATCTCGCTGGCCGACGAGGTGCTGTTCCTCGACGAGGGCCGGATCGCCGCGCACGGCTCGCACCTGGAGTTGCAGGAGAGCTCCGCGGCGTACAGGGATCTTGTCGACGCGTACGAGAAGGACGCGGAGCGGCGTGAGGAAGAGGCTGAACTGGCCGCGGAAATGAACGATCTGGACTCGGAAGGAGCATCCGCGTGA
- a CDS encoding ABC transporter ATP-binding protein has product MSAAEATRLDHGDEAGGLETLRQGIRVSPELARGWWITGLLALTMTAGRIVVPIAVQQTIDKGLSGPGGPDMSFVAWMCVVCFGGVLVTGVASYFTTVRLATNSERGLATMRIKAFRHVHDLPVLTQSTERRGALVSRVTSDVDTVSQFLQFGGFIFLVSLGQMVLATVVMFFYSWQLALVVLICFVPLFASLRFLQARMSAAYGIVRAKVGEMLSAIAEPVVGAQVVRAYAIERRTQKRIDASIEDFRRTSTRAQAITGITFSIGGLAAGLANAGVLTAGVLLGVDGKATLGEILAFMFLVALFSDPVQIATQVLTDAQSAFAGWRRVLGVIATPADVVDPGLSGVTQERGPITIEFDDVDFAYPEGDLVLRDVAVRLEPHRRVAVVGETGSGKTTFAKLLTRLMDPTSGAVLLDGVNAREIAFTSLRERVVMVPQDGYLFDSSLAENVRFGRPEVTDAALLAAFESLGLTDWLESLPDGLDSPVGQRGESLSAGERQLVALVRANIADPDLLVLDEATSAVDPGTEVRVNAALERLMAGRTSVIIAHRLSTAEAADEILVFDDGRVVERGPHSELVAAGGVYSQLHDSWIAQRSAS; this is encoded by the coding sequence GTGAGCGCCGCAGAGGCCACCCGGCTCGACCATGGCGACGAGGCCGGCGGGCTGGAGACGCTCCGCCAGGGCATCCGGGTGTCGCCCGAGCTGGCGCGCGGCTGGTGGATCACCGGCCTGCTCGCGCTGACGATGACGGCCGGGCGGATCGTCGTACCGATCGCCGTCCAGCAGACGATCGACAAGGGGTTGTCGGGGCCGGGCGGTCCGGACATGTCGTTCGTGGCCTGGATGTGCGTGGTCTGTTTCGGCGGCGTGCTGGTCACCGGCGTCGCGTCGTACTTCACCACCGTGCGGCTCGCGACGAACTCCGAGCGCGGGCTCGCGACGATGCGGATCAAGGCGTTCCGGCACGTTCACGACCTGCCGGTGCTGACCCAGAGCACCGAACGCCGTGGCGCACTGGTCAGCCGGGTCACCTCGGACGTGGACACCGTGTCGCAGTTCCTGCAGTTCGGCGGGTTCATCTTCCTGGTCAGCCTCGGGCAGATGGTGCTGGCGACCGTGGTGATGTTCTTCTACTCGTGGCAGCTCGCGCTGGTCGTGCTGATCTGCTTCGTGCCGCTGTTCGCCAGTCTGCGGTTCCTGCAGGCGCGGATGTCGGCGGCGTACGGCATCGTCCGGGCGAAGGTCGGCGAGATGCTCTCCGCGATCGCCGAGCCGGTGGTCGGGGCGCAGGTGGTTCGTGCGTACGCGATCGAGCGGCGTACGCAGAAGCGGATCGACGCGTCGATCGAGGACTTCCGGCGGACGTCGACGCGGGCGCAGGCGATCACCGGGATCACCTTCTCCATCGGCGGTCTCGCGGCCGGGCTCGCGAACGCGGGCGTGCTGACGGCGGGCGTTTTGCTCGGGGTCGACGGGAAAGCGACGCTCGGCGAGATCCTCGCGTTCATGTTCCTGGTCGCGCTGTTCTCCGACCCGGTCCAGATCGCCACCCAGGTGCTCACCGACGCGCAGAGCGCCTTCGCCGGCTGGCGTCGCGTGCTCGGCGTCATCGCGACGCCTGCCGACGTGGTCGACCCGGGCCTGTCAGGCGTCACGCAGGAGCGGGGACCGATCACGATCGAGTTCGACGATGTGGACTTCGCTTATCCGGAAGGTGATTTGGTACTCCGCGACGTCGCGGTGCGGCTGGAGCCGCATCGGCGGGTGGCCGTGGTCGGTGAGACGGGTTCGGGGAAGACGACCTTCGCGAAGTTGCTGACGCGGTTGATGGATCCGACTTCGGGCGCAGTACTGCTCGATGGGGTGAACGCCCGGGAGATCGCGTTCACGTCGTTGCGCGAGCGGGTGGTGATGGTGCCGCAGGACGGGTATCTGTTCGACTCGTCGCTGGCCGAGAACGTCCGCTTCGGGCGTCCTGAGGTGACCGATGCCGCGTTGCTTGCGGCTTTTGAGTCGCTCGGCCTGACGGATTGGCTGGAGTCGCTGCCGGACGGGCTGGACTCGCCGGTCGGGCAGCGGGGCGAATCGCTGTCGGCGGGGGAGCGGCAGTTGGTGGCGCTGGTGCGGGCGAACATCGCCGACCCGGATCTGCTGGTACTCGACGAGGCGACCTCGGCGGTCGACCCGGGCACCGAAGTACGGGTGAACGCGGCGCTGGAGCGGCTGATGGCCGGCCGTACGTCGGTAATCATCGCCCACCGCCTGTCCACAGCCGAAGCTGCCGACGAGATCCTCGTCTTCGACGACGGCCGCGTTGTGGAGAGAGGTCCTCATTCCGAGCTGGTCGCCGCCGGTGGCGTCTACAGCCAGCTGCACGACAGCTGGATAGCTCAGCGCTCCGCTAGCTGA
- a CDS encoding Fe-S cluster assembly protein HesB, whose amino-acid sequence MLTLTENATLVIKSITGVEGAPDGAGVRISQENPADPSLAVTTTEAPLPGDQVVEESGARVFLESNAAGALDDKILDAAVDDKGGVEFLLVPQPGAGRENGAAPAH is encoded by the coding sequence GTGCTTACCCTGACTGAGAACGCCACTTTGGTGATCAAGAGCATCACCGGCGTGGAAGGTGCTCCGGATGGCGCCGGGGTCCGGATCTCGCAGGAGAATCCGGCTGACCCGTCGCTGGCGGTGACCACGACCGAGGCGCCGCTGCCTGGCGACCAGGTGGTCGAGGAGAGCGGTGCGCGGGTGTTCCTGGAGTCCAACGCGGCCGGGGCGCTCGACGACAAGATCCTGGACGCCGCGGTCGACGACAAGGGCGGTGTCGAGTTCCTGCTGGTACCCCAGCCGGGCGCCGGCCGCGAGAACGGCGCAGCCCCCGCGCACTGA
- a CDS encoding GNAT family N-acetyltransferase: MTIWLGTPSVDGLGGVARVLGEWQVEAGAVQLHPGDLGWFRRFGGERTAAATRVWERDGETVAIGLLDEPDLLRLAFAPAVFEDEELAAQVAADIVDPSRGVLIEGKVYVEAPVGARVKDLLSKEGWGIDDPWTPLKRELTEPVEDSGLAIEVIAAETAHIRTAVQRAAFDGSTFIEERWHAMAEGEPYANARCLVGRDGQGEPVAAVTVWSAGPGKPGVLEPMGVHRDFRGNGYGQAITLAAAAMLRELGSSSALVLTPSFNVGAVATYRSAGFEPLPETHDQVRSG, from the coding sequence ATGACGATTTGGTTGGGGACGCCGTCGGTGGACGGGCTGGGTGGGGTGGCTCGTGTGCTGGGCGAGTGGCAGGTGGAGGCGGGGGCGGTGCAGTTGCATCCGGGGGATCTCGGATGGTTCCGGCGGTTCGGTGGGGAGCGGACCGCGGCGGCTACCCGGGTGTGGGAGCGGGACGGGGAGACTGTCGCCATCGGGCTGCTGGACGAGCCGGATCTGCTGCGGCTGGCGTTCGCACCGGCGGTGTTCGAGGACGAGGAGCTGGCGGCGCAGGTCGCGGCGGACATCGTCGACCCGAGCCGCGGCGTACTGATCGAGGGCAAGGTGTACGTCGAGGCGCCGGTCGGTGCCCGGGTGAAGGACCTGTTGTCCAAGGAAGGCTGGGGCATCGACGACCCTTGGACGCCGCTCAAGCGTGAGCTCACGGAGCCGGTCGAGGATTCAGGCCTCGCGATCGAGGTGATCGCTGCGGAGACCGCGCACATCCGTACTGCGGTTCAGCGGGCCGCGTTCGACGGTTCGACCTTCATCGAGGAGCGGTGGCACGCGATGGCCGAGGGGGAGCCGTACGCCAATGCGCGGTGCCTCGTCGGCAGGGACGGTCAGGGCGAGCCGGTCGCGGCAGTGACGGTGTGGTCGGCGGGTCCGGGGAAGCCCGGCGTGCTGGAGCCGATGGGTGTGCACCGCGACTTCCGCGGCAACGGGTACGGGCAGGCGATCACGCTGGCGGCGGCCGCGATGCTGCGCGAGCTCGGGTCGTCGAGCGCGCTGGTCCTGACGCCGAGCTTCAACGTCGGTGCCGTCGCCACCTACCGGTCGGCAGGCTTCGAGCCGCTGCCCGAAACCCACGACCAGGTGCGCTCCGGCTAG
- a CDS encoding dipeptidase has product MTTSVARVQGLLQDNPLIDGHNDLPIAFYELCEYDLDAHDLSVGVPQLTTDLPRLRVGQVGAQFWSLWVPDDEHAVKRTFEQVDFVQKLVARFPDSLALTSTADEVETAFKDRKVASLMGMEGGHSIDSSLPVLRVMRSLGVRYMTLTHNNNVPWADSATDEPVLGGLNSFGEDVVREMNRIGMLVDLSHVSADTMRDALRVTSAPVIFSHSSARAVCDVPRNVPDDVLQTLAANEGVCMVTFVPYFVSQPFVDWVAEAKEVAGSLDLDPLRPADQRKLLEAYDKPKPQATLEDVVAHVEHVREVAGVDHIGLGGDYDGCPEFPAGLPDVASYPSLFYALADRGWSDADLVKLAGGNILRVLRAADDATG; this is encoded by the coding sequence ATGACGACGAGTGTTGCCCGGGTGCAGGGTCTGCTGCAGGACAATCCGCTGATCGACGGTCACAACGACCTGCCGATCGCCTTCTACGAACTGTGTGAGTACGACCTGGACGCGCACGATCTCAGCGTCGGCGTGCCCCAGCTCACCACGGATCTGCCCCGGCTGCGGGTCGGCCAGGTCGGCGCGCAGTTCTGGTCCCTGTGGGTGCCGGACGACGAGCACGCGGTGAAGCGGACCTTCGAGCAGGTCGACTTCGTCCAGAAGCTGGTCGCGCGGTTCCCCGACTCGCTCGCGCTGACGTCGACCGCCGACGAGGTAGAGACCGCGTTCAAGGACCGCAAGGTCGCCTCCCTGATGGGGATGGAGGGCGGCCACTCGATCGACAGCTCCCTGCCCGTACTGCGGGTGATGCGGTCGCTCGGCGTGCGCTACATGACGCTCACCCACAACAACAACGTGCCGTGGGCCGACTCGGCCACCGACGAACCGGTGCTCGGCGGACTGAACTCCTTCGGCGAGGACGTCGTCCGGGAGATGAACCGGATCGGCATGCTCGTCGACCTCTCGCACGTCTCCGCGGACACCATGCGCGACGCGCTCCGGGTGACCAGCGCACCGGTGATCTTCAGCCACTCCTCCGCGCGCGCCGTCTGCGACGTGCCGCGCAACGTGCCCGACGACGTCCTGCAGACCCTGGCCGCGAACGAGGGCGTCTGCATGGTCACCTTCGTCCCGTACTTCGTCTCGCAGCCGTTCGTCGACTGGGTCGCCGAGGCGAAGGAGGTCGCAGGCTCACTGGACCTCGACCCGCTGCGACCGGCGGACCAGCGCAAGCTGCTGGAGGCGTACGACAAGCCGAAGCCGCAGGCCACCCTGGAGGACGTCGTGGCGCACGTCGAGCACGTCCGCGAGGTGGCCGGCGTCGACCACATCGGTCTCGGCGGCGACTACGACGGCTGCCCCGAGTTCCCGGCCGGCTTGCCCGACGTCGCGTCGTACCCGTCGCTCTTCTACGCCCTCGCCGACCGCGGCTGGAGCGACGCGGACCTGGTGAAGCTTGCCGGCGGCAACATCCTCCGCGTGCTCCGGGCCGCCGACGACGCCACCGGCTAG
- the hisI gene encoding phosphoribosyl-AMP cyclohydrolase, with protein sequence MSIEDLTFDSAGLIPAVVQQHDTREVLMVGWMDAEAVRRTAETGWSTFWSRSRQEYWVKGETSGHRQQVKQILVDCDADTLLVLVDSEGPACHTGTRSCFEHGEIEVTA encoded by the coding sequence GTGAGCATCGAGGATCTGACCTTCGACTCGGCCGGACTCATCCCCGCCGTGGTGCAGCAGCACGACACCCGCGAGGTTCTGATGGTCGGCTGGATGGACGCCGAAGCGGTACGCCGTACCGCGGAGACCGGCTGGAGCACGTTCTGGTCGCGCAGCCGCCAGGAGTACTGGGTGAAGGGCGAGACCAGCGGCCATCGCCAGCAGGTCAAGCAGATCCTGGTCGACTGTGACGCCGACACCCTGCTCGTCCTGGTCGACTCCGAAGGCCCCGCCTGCCACACCGGCACCCGTAGCTGCTTCGAACACGGCGAGATCGAGGTCACCGCATGA